TGGTATTGCTATGTTACAACCATACACTGATGAAACAAATACTGTATCTGACATTCTATTAACTCATCCTAAAAATATTGTAGTTGGTATGAGCCGAAATATCCGAATTGAAGTAGATAAAGATATCCGTTCTCGTAAGTTCATTATTGTTTTAACTGCTAAAGTGGATGCTAAATTTGAAGAGGAAGATGCAGTAGCGAAAGTTATCAAAGTTAAGGAGTGATGACTTTTGAACTACTATGCTAAATTAATTGTTGGTAAAACATATGACGTCCATGAACGTCTTTTTTTATTGGACCAAGAAGAGAAGGTTACAAAGAAAACCTATGATTATCTAAA
This Bacillus paramycoides DNA region includes the following protein-coding sequences:
- a CDS encoding YqbF domain-containing protein codes for the protein MNYYAKLIVGKTYDVHERLFLLDQEEKVTKKTYDYLNGNEQFEVRKEGIKSKGEE